The Carassius gibelio isolate Cgi1373 ecotype wild population from Czech Republic chromosome B14, carGib1.2-hapl.c, whole genome shotgun sequence genome has a segment encoding these proteins:
- the LOC127971838 gene encoding Kv channel-interacting protein 1 isoform X2: MGLVMGAFSMQGKQVDYHPDKVDDDLELSIVCHRPEGLEPLEAQTNFNKKELQVLYRGFKNECPSGVVNEETFKQIYSQFFPHGDASTYAHYLFNAFDTSHNGSIKFEDFVMALSILLRGTTTEKLQWTFNLYDINRDGYITKEEMTDIVKAIYDMMGRFTYPALKTDAPKQHVDAFFQKMDRNRDGVVTLDEFILACQEDENIMRSLQLFENVI, translated from the exons ATAAGGTGGATGATGATCTGGAGCTGTCTATCGTGTGTCACCGTCCCGAGGGTTTGGAGCCACTGGAGGCTCAGACAAACTTCAACAAGAAAGAGCTGCAAGTGCTCTACAGAGGCTTTAAAAAC GAGTGTCCCAGCGGTGTGGTCAACGAGGAGACATTCAAACAGATCTACTCGCAGTTCTTTCCTCACGGCG ACGCCAGCACATACGCGCATTACCTGTTCAACGCCTTCGACACTTCCCACAATGGATCCATCAAATTCGAG gACTTTGTAATGGCTCTGTCCATCTTGTTGAGAGGAACAACAACAGAGAAGTTACAGTGGACCTTCAACCTGTACGACATTAACAGAGACGGTTACATTActaaagag GAGATGACTGATATAGTGAAAGCCATATATGACATGATGGGCCGCTTCACGTATCCCGCTCTGAAGACAGACGCTCCCAAACAACACGTGGATGCTTTCTTTCAG AAAATGGACAGGAACCGAGATGGAGTCGTCACTCTTGATGAGTTTATTCTCGCATGTCAAGAG GATGAAAACATCATGAGATCATTGCAGCTCTTTGAGAACGTGATATAG